A genomic region of Penaeus vannamei isolate JL-2024 chromosome 42, ASM4276789v1, whole genome shotgun sequence contains the following coding sequences:
- the LOC113820466 gene encoding galactosylgalactosylxylosylprotein 3-beta-glucuronosyltransferase 2, which produces MVQMAQTLMLVPDVYWIVTEDTRLDNEFLLLDGDSVHVPEEMRPVVEPPWLGSARTPRRRWSTPAAGDGNVYDYRIFEEIRTTRGVSVFPVGLANDLQLSTPVVKEGRFSGWYDDFEGDLQFPVEFAAFAFSVELLLKVDPLQLS; this is translated from the exons ATGGTCCAGATGGCCCAGACCTTGATGCTCGTGCCAGACGTGTACTGGATAGTGACTGAGGACACTCGCTTGGATAACGAGTTCCTCCTGCTCGACGGGGATTCCGTTCATGTACCTGAAGA GATGCGCCCGGTCGTCGAGCCGCCCTGGCTTGGATCCGCAAGAACGCCAAGACGGAGGTGGTCTACTCCTGCTGCTGGTGATGGTAATGTTTATGATTACAGGATTTTCGAAGAG ATTCGCACAACGAGAGGCGTGTCTGTCTTCCCCGTTGGCTTAGCGAATGACCTGCAACTGTCGACGCCCGTGGTGAAGGAAGGGCGGTTCTCCGGCTGGTACGATGACTTCGAGGGCGACTTGCAGTTCCCCGTCGAGTTTGCCGCGTTTGCCTTCTCGGTGGAACTGCTGTTGAAA GTAGACCCTCTTCAGCtttcataa